The stretch of DNA AGTCAGCCGATAATGGAGTCACCTGGACTAATATTAGTGGCGCGACTAATAATACTTTTGCCTTATCTCAAACGAAAGTAGGGAAAAAGGTACAGGTCAAAGTTAGTTATACAGACCTATTAGGAACAGCAGAAACGGTTAATAGTTCACCTACAACTACCGTTACTAATGTTAACGACTTACCCACAGGTAATGTTAGTATTACAGGGACAGCAAAACAAAATCAAACCTTAACGGCANAACTAATAATACTTTTGCCTTATCTCAGACGCAAGTGGGGAAAACGGTACAAGTAAAAGTTAGTTATACTGACCTATTAGGNGCCAGTATAACCGGGTGTGGGAGTAAATACAACTTCTCCAGTATCAGGATTTAAGTTAACTGTACCGTTATTAGGATTATTAACAGATGCAATAGTTAAATTATCTCCATTGGGGTCGGTATCATTATTTAAAGGATTTAAGGTAACAGGAATATCTTGTTGAGTGGTAGCCGTATCATCAACAAGAATAGGGGGTTGGTTGGGTAGTGCTTCAACCGTAATATTAGCCGTTGCGGTACTTGTTCCCCCGTTTCCATCATTGACAGTATATTCAAAACTTGCAGGCCCAATATAACCGGGTGTAGGCGTAAAGACAACTTCTCCAGTATCAGGATTTAAGTTAACTGTACCGTTATTAGGATTATTAACGNCGCCACCAATACCTTAGCAGATGTTGATGGTTTAGGAACGTTTAATTATCAATGGCAACAGTCAGCCGATAATGGAGTCACCTGGACTAATATTAATGGAGCGACTAATAATACGTTCACCTTATCTCAAACCCAAGTGGGGAAAACGGTACAAGTAAAAGTTAGTTATACTGACCTATTAGGGACAGCAGAAACTGTTAATAGTTCACCCACAGCTACCGTTACTAATGTTAACGACTTACCCACAGGCAATGTTAGTATTACAGGGACAGCAAAACAAAACCAAACTTTAACTGCAACGAATACCTTAGCAGATGTTGATGGTTTAGGAACATTAAATTATCAATGGCAACAGTCAGCCGATAATGGAGTCACCTGGACTAATATTAGTGGAGCAACTAATAATACTTTTGCCTTATCTCAAAACCAAGTGGGGAAAAAGGTGCAGGTAAAAGTGAGTTATACTGATCAACTAGGAACACAAGAAACGGTTAATAGTACACCCACAGCTACCGTTACTAATGTCACTGCCGTTAACCATGCTCCCGTATTAGATAATACCAACTTCACCTATAGCCTCACCCCTATTAACGAAGATGACAGCAACTCCAGTGGGGATACTGTCGGGAATCTTATTCCTCCACCTTTAGGTATCAAAGAAAACACTAACGTCTCCCTCTCCGGTGTTTACTTTAGTTCGGTCACCACCGCCGACTTCAACAAAGATGGGTACACCGACATCCTGCTCACGGGCTGGGATAGTTCAGGAAACCGCATCAGCCAAATCTATAGCAACAACGGCAGTGGCGGTTTTANTTTTGTCCGGGGAGGCAACCTCACCATCCAAAGTTCCATCTTCAAAAATAATTCAGCCACTGGTGGAAAGGGAAATAGCAAACGTGTCACCTCCGATGATGGAAAAGGGCTGGGGGGTGCGATTTTTGCTCTCACCCAAGAAACGATAGATACTCAGAAGAAGATTAATTACGAGGGTTTACCAGACTCACCCCCAACCGTCACCATGAGCAGTGATACCACCTTTGAAAATAACCTAACGGTTGATGACACCACCAAAACTCAAGCTGCCTCTGGAGTTAAACTCAACACCAACGCCGGATATGGCAATATCAAAGTTCAAGATGGCCCCATTGCTGGTGCTACCCTGTTCTTTGATGGCAACCTCAACGACACCCAAGACAGCGACGAACCCAGTACCACCACCGACAGTGCTGGCAACTTTACCCTCGACATTCCCGATAGTTTCGACCTCAACAGCGACGGGTTTATTGATGCGGGTGAAGGAGAGTATGTCGCCATCGGCGGTACAGATGCCATTACCGGACAAGCCTTTACGGGTACATTGCGGGCAGTTCCCGATTCTACGGTAGTTACCCCTCTAACCACCCTAATTTCTACCCTCGTCGATACAGGACTCACCCCAGACGNGGTTGGTTGGGTGGCGTATTAATATTAACCGTAAGGCTACCTGTAGCCGTTAAAGCGCCTCCTGTACCTTGGCTTCCTGTATTGCCATCATTGAAGCTATAGTTAATCGTAACTGTTTCCGAAGTATCACCACTATTAGAATAGGCAATTTGTTGTAAAACCGTATC from Planktothrix tepida PCC 9214 encodes:
- a CDS encoding Ig-like domain-containing protein, which produces MGGXVNNPNNGTVNLNPDTGEVVFTPTPGYIGPASFEYTVNDGNGGTSTATANITVEALPNQPPILVDDTATTQQDIPVTLNPLNNDTDPNGDNLTIASVNNPNNGTVNLNPDTGEVVFTPTPGYTGX